CACAGCGACAGCCGCCGTacacaggtgaggaagctggcGCCCGGAGGGGAGATTACTCTGCAGGTCTCCCGAGGGTGGGGGGCAGCGCTGCTGAGGACTCAGGGCTGGGCCGCAAGGAGACTCTGCTCCCTCAGTCCTTCCCTGCACGGCTGTGGGCCCCCACCAGAAGTCGGGAAGGGCGGTGGGCCCCATTCCCTTGCTGGACGCCAGGAACTCggtcccagggcccagctggcCTCCGTCCTAAAGGTCAAAGTCACAGATCTTGACTGCGATCCCCACATGGGGGCAGGGCCAGCACCGACTGCAGCTTCCACAGACCCGCCCTGTCCCAGTTCCTGGAAGGCTCATGTCCAGCCTGTCCATGCAGCCAGGTCAGGAACGGCTAAAATGCCCGTGTCGGAGGGCCCGAGCCAAGCCCAGAGAGTCAGCGTCTTCTCAAGGCCATGGGCACATCCACGCTGGTGCAGAAATGGAACGTGGCCAAGACCCCTGGGCTGCCCAGGAGCACGTGACCACATGGGAGAGGGAACCCAGGCCACATGGTCAGTTTCTTTATTGAGGCTGCTCTGACCCCACAGAGAGGGTGGTGCAGGTCCCACCACCCACATTCCTACCCCACCCGCGTGAGGGTCCTGGAGCCCCACCAGGCAGCTACTCGGGGGTCCTGCTTCTGCTCTTCGGGGCCCAGATGCTGGACAAGCGGAACCTGGGCTTCTTCCTCTGCTCCCCACCACTCCTCTGCAGGTCTGGGGGACAGACACAGATGGGTCACTCGCCCACCTGATGGCCAGTGCCCTGCGGCCTTCCCTGCCACCCACAGAGCCTCCCGGGCCCCAGCAGAGCCCAACCCTCTGCCCTCCCCGGGGGAACCACCGTGCGCCTGCCCTTAGAGTGTCCACTGGGCTGGGCACGGCTGGAGAGCAAAGCAGTCCCCTCACCCTGACCACAGGGCCATCCGTGCTTCTTGGATCCCTCAAGCAATGGGGAACTCACTCCCCTAGGGTGAGCCTGCCATGTGGGTCCCAGCACCCACTCCTACAGGAGGCCCAACTCCCCCGGGGTCCAGCCCAGCCCCGACCTCCCACGCCACCCAGTCACCCATCTTCCGGATCATGTTCTGCAGCATCTCGTCCTCCTGCTGCTCCCTGAAAGAGAACGGGCCGTGAGGACCACGCCCGCGGTGGGCCTGAGCCCACCCAACACCGGGGCACCTGCCCGCTCACCCGCCCATGAGCCACACACTGgcaccaccctctcccctcccagggcaGGTGCCTGCCCCCTCGGGGCCCAGCCCCTCAGCAGTGGCCTAGGGACAGGAGGGGACTGGGTGCACAAGAGGCTGCCGGGCAGGGCCTGCCCTCGGCCTCTGGCCCCACCTGCAAGGTGTACGTGGCGGGGAACCCCCCTCCCGATGGGCTCCGCCCTCCCCTGGGCCCCAAGGCCCTGCCCTCCCCCGGGCTCCGCCCTCCCCTGGGCCCCaaggccctgccctcccctgggcTCCACCCTCACCTGAGCCGGTCCTCATCCAGGAGGTCGATGATGTCACTGCGGTCATTGACGGTGTTCACGTACTGGTTCAGCAGGTCCTGCTCCCGCTGCCGATCCTGGGGGGACTTCAGAGCCTCTGCGGGGACAGCTGGCATCAGCCGGAGCCCTGCTGTCCCCACCCTGCTCAGGGACACAGTGACCCCACTCCCCAAGGGTCAGGCTCCTCcactggaggagggggtggggtctTGGGGCCTATGGTGGGCTCTTGGCAACGCcggttgaatgaataagtgaatgtatgaataagtgagtgaatgaatgaatgagtgagtaaacGAACAGCCGTATCAGAGACTGGGCACTCACTACCCGCCCCCTGCACACATTAACTCAGTCCTCACAACAGCTGAAGGAGGCGGCGCTAGAACTGCCCCCCCTTTGCAGGGATGAAACccaagcacagagaggttgagtgactcagccaaggacacacagccaggaagtggaggAGCTGAAACTCCACCGCGGCTCGAGAGAGTGTGCCATGATCGCCTCCTCCTGGCAGCCACCCGTGAGAGGGCCTTGGAAAGCCGCACCCGTACCCGCCTCCTGGGACTGAGCCCCCCTCACACTCCCTCCCACCTCCGCCGGCCTGGGCTCCACACTGGGTGCGGGGGACGCACCCGGCTTGGCCATCAGCCGGCGCAGCTCCCCCTCGATGTCCAGCTGCTGCTCCTCCAGGCGCTGGTCCCTGGCCCTGCCGAGGTGACACGGATGTgagcccggcccggcccggccacTGGCCTCCCCGCGCCAGACAGGCCCATGCGGGGAGGAGCGCTTTCCGGAGGCCTCAGGGGAACCACTCACTTGTACATCAGCTCAGACTCCAGCCTCAGCAGCAGCTGCTTCTCGTGGATGAGCCGGAACCAGTCCACCATGAGGGCGTCCTCCGAGGCGTCTGCGGAGAGGGGCTGGCTgggcacgggggggggggggggggggggggggcgggcctgcgcgggggcggggccgggcccaGGGTGGAGCTGGCAGAGGGGTTTGCGGAGGGGGCCCGCCCGGGGCTCACCCTCCTCGGCCGCACGCAGGCGCTTCTCCAGCTCCACACCCCGGAGCTCCAGGGCATCCAGCTGCCTCTCGATGTCCTGCACCTGCCGCTGGATCTCCTCCTGGGGCACGTAGTCAGGGTGCAGCTGGGGATGAGGGcgtggtgagggggtgggggcggggggccccCGGGGCTGAGCCCCTCACCCACCTGCACCCTAGCCTACTCACCCTGACCGGGGAGGGCACTGACTTGCCAGGCGGAACAGGGATGCCGGCCGGGCCCGAGGGCCTCCCTGGAGAAGGGGCAGGACAGGCCTCTTCAGGCACCGGGCCCAAAGTGACCCAGGCGTGGTCTGGAAGGGGGCCCgaccccccacccagccccatccTCCCGAGACAGCCCCTGCACCCCGGCTCCCCTGCTGCACCCGGCAGGCCCCTGGGCAGCCCCGGCTGGTGTCCAAGGGGCGAGAGCCCACAGACAGACCCAGGCCCCGTCCCCGAAGTCCCTGTGCCCACCtgggcccctgccctcctccaggtCACAGCATCGGACACCCTGCCAGCACCCAGGCCACCCTTCCCACCAGCTGCCCGGAGCAAATGCGCCATCGTCGCCGAGCGGCTGCGGACTCGGGCACCCGGAGGCGGGTGAGGCCTCTGCTCACCCTGAAAGGGCCCGGGGCGCAGCCTCCTCCAGGTGTGCGAGGCTGCTCGCCCCCAGGCTCGTCTTCCCTCCATTCTAGGCTCCGTGGGCTCCTATACATCCTGCAAATCCCCGCCGGGCACATCCTCCTAGAGGAGCCCCCTTCATCTGCACTCCAAGCAGGAACCGGGTGGCGTGCTGGGCTGACCTGGTTCACCCTGGGGAGgggctttctcctccttcttccggCTCCAGGCAGGGGCTTCCTTCCCCGAGGGCTCCGGCTGAAGCCAGCTGCCAGAAACGTCTAGGCTGGCAGGGACCGCCAGCTTCCTGCGGTGGGATGGGgactggaagggggagggggatgcaGCTGCCCACGGGTGGGGGACAGAGTCACATGTCAGGTCAGCAGGCCCGGCGCCCTCCCCCCACTGCTTCCCTGAGCTGGGCCCCCCCAGAGGGGCACCAACACGGGGGTCAGCCCTCACAGCCACATCCTGCCCGACGGGAGGGGTCACGTCCAcgggcaggggaaggggcagaaTCCTGACCCTCAACAGCACACGGGGAAACGAGCCCAGTAGGTTGGTGACCTGTGCAAGGACGGCTGAGTGCTAAGAACAGACACGCACAGTCACGCACGTGCACAGGCATGCACACACGCATTACACACACCCACCCGCCAGGACCACCAGCTCCCCTGGCCAAGCAGGGCCACTGCCCCCAAGGAGAGGACCACCTAGACCCGGGCTGTCTGGCTGGGGACGGCTGGGGGGCTTCTGTCTGGCATTACCTAGGAGGCTGGCCCCGGCCGGGCCTGGTGTCCTGTCCACTCGCACAGGTGTCAGGGTGATGTGGACGCCCCCCTCGGAGCTCCCAGAGACCTTCTGGGGTGCATGACCCGCCCTCGGCTCTCCCAGGACCTGAGGCTCCTTCAGCTCCAGAGCCCTGAATGGAAGGCAAGAggtcgggggaggggggacaggcCGCCCAGCACCCCGGCGCAGACAAGCCTGGGGGACGCATGCCAGCCCGAAGGAGGGGCCTCGTGGTGCCCCTCGGGCTCATGTCCCTGACTCTCCCACCTCCTGGAGCACAGGTGCATGTTGACAGATGCACCTACATCACAGGGTGAGCATGTGTTCAGGTACCCACAGCCGATGCACACATGGGCACCGGCCCCACCCCCGCCTGGGACCCTGCGCATGCGTGACGGACCCCCGCGGGGCACACAGGGCAGCCGCCACGCACAGCGGACCCGGACCAACGTGGGCTCAGTCGCCTGTGTGACCCCAGCGGCTGTGACCTCATCCACGGAAGGCTGCAGtggccttctctccctctccatcctgAGCTTTCTGTGGGGgctgtcccctccccacagcGAATGGGGGTCCCAGCCCAGCACCGGGGTCAGGCCTCGTGGGCGCACACCAGCGAACGTGCTCGCATTCCCCAGGGCCTCCAGACTGGTTCAGAGCAAGGATACCGAGGGTCCTGATGGACCCTCCCTGACTTGCAAGTCCAGCTACACGAGGGCGCTTGGCCTGGGTCACTCAGGCCGGCACGAGCTGGTTTCTGCTTCTACAGCTGACACGCACGGCGAGACGGGCACACAGCCCTGCTGTGGATGTCAgttggtgggggtgtgtgtgtgtgtgctgtcactCACCTGCAAGCACGTGTGAAGCGCCtactgtgccaggccctgtgcttgcCCCGGACACAGGCTCCTGTGTGTACCAACCCACGGCACGGGCATAGGTCCAGCGCCCAGCAGACCACCCACCGCTCACCTCTCAGCGGGGCTTTTCTTCTCCACGGGCTTCAGGCGGGCCCTCCATCCTGCTGGCCCGTCCTCCTGGCCCTCCTGGGGGCTGGCACTCGGgcctgggtgggggtgaggggggggTGGTCTGCTGGGAAAGGCtgcacctcccccaccccttcttccTGCTGCCATCCCACCCTCAGGTACCCCTGTGGCCAGCCCGGCTCCCGGGAAGGAGCCACTGGCTGAGCTGGGGACAGGACTCCCCGCTGTGCTGTGTGTGCCTGGGGGATTCAATtcactgtccctctctgggccccaaCGTCCCCTGCTGCCAAACAGGCAAGGGTACGGCGGTGAGCCCCAGGGATGCAGACCAGCTGTGTGTGGGGCGGTGACGACCTGCAGGCCTCCCTGGCGCAGGGGAGAGTGGCCTCCAGGCTGGAGGCTCAGCCACGGGAGAGCGGGAAGAACGCTTTGCGTGCTGCGTGCTGCCAGCTCGGTGATGCCACGGGTGCCCCTAAGAGACAGCCCCAGCACCCAGCAAGGACCAACTCTGCAGTTCCTCAGAAAGTGTCCGAAACAGCCCAGGGCCCAAGGCCAGGGCAGTCAGGGGGCTTCAGGGCCTTCAGAGCACAGGGCCACCGTCGCCAGGACAGGGCAGTGACGACAGACGCACACGGACAGCGGCGGCAAACCCCGCAGGAGAGGGGGGACTCCACAGAGTGCGGCAAAGCGGGAGGGCAGCACGCGTGGGCACCGGCCCCACCCCTACCGGGCGCCGTCACCAGGGAACAGCGGCGTGGCAGGGGCCGGGCCACGGGGCGTCCGGCGGGCGGGTGATGGTGACACAGGGTGACGCATCCCCAGGCGGGACCCCGGGAGCCAGACTGTGCGACAGCAAACCGCAGGCCGGGGAGCAGAGCGGCCGCGACGCACGGCGACAGCCTGGGTGCGGTGACCCCAGCTCCGCCCGTGACGTGGGGGCCCTTACCCTCGGCCCGCGGGGCCTCCGGCTTCAGCCTGGAGCCAGCACCTGCCCCGACGGCCCCTGAGGGTGCACAGGCTTTCCTGCCCGCCTGGGGCGGCGCCGACACCCGCGAGATGCTGCCTGCGCTCCGGGGGGCCGGCGGCGCGCTCCTCGCGGCGGGGCTAAGGGCCTGCGGAGACGCCGACTGTGGCCGCGTGGCTGCTGGACTTGCTCCTGGCCCTTCGGACCTGGGATGGGAGTTGGGCGCAGGGCCGGTGGCGAGGGAGGGCCTGTGGGTGAGGGCGCAGGTGTCGGGCATGGCTGCATCCGGAAGCCCCCCCACGACCCCCAGGCAGAAGCCCCTCGGCCTCCCCTGGCAACTGCTCCCCAgtgcccaccctcccctcccgggGGATGAGACGGGCTGTAGGCAGACGTCACCCTCCTGTTCAAGCCCAGTATCGGCTGACATTAACACCCCCCCAGACCCACCGCGCCCAGGGCGCTGCCGTGGGGTCTGCCCCCCGgggcctccctcctccacccacccgCCTGcccaggagcagctgggccttCAGCATGGAGGCCGAGCTCCATCCTGAGCCACATCCAGGAGGCCCGCACACGGCCACCCTGCGTCCCCCCACGTGCACACGGCCACCCTGCGTCCCCCCACGTGCACAGGTGCAGGAAGTAAGGCTGTCAACAGGGCCCCCGGGCACCTCCGCAAGCCAGGGCAGCTCCTCCGGGTGCCCCGGGCCCCTTATGCGACCAAGTTCTCTCCCCCTGCTCCTCCCCCATTCCAGGCTGGGCTCCTAGGAGGGGCTGGACTCCCAGGGGGAGCTGGGCCAGATGCGCCCCCAGGGAGCACTCCCAGCAGAGTCCTTACACACCCTCACTCCCGACAGCCTCGGACAGCCCTCAGCGCTGGGGTGGCAGGCGGGCCCGCTGTCCCCCGCCCTGTGCCCTCCCTGGGAGCCCCTGGCACCACCCGCTGGCCCGGCAGGGGTCACAGCATCAGCAGCTCCTCGCCGGGAGGCCCCCCACAGGACAGGCAGCACGAGGCAGCGGGCGCAGCCCTGTCGCCAGCCCGGTGTGGAAACGTGCTGGGCGACTGTAGCAGGGCCAGTGGTGTCCCCCCAGATTCCCACCCCCCGGAAGCTCAGGGTGTGACCTGATCTGGAAGCAGGCTCTTGGCAGGTAAAATCAAGTTAGGACGAGGTCACCCTGGACTAGGGAGGCCCTGACACCGGAAACAAGCACGAAAAGGAGAGGACAGACGCACAGAGAGGAGGCCGTGAAGACAGAGGAGACGCGAGTCGAGGGCCGCGGGCgcccccaggagctggaagaggcagagggagcccCCGCGGGCCTGCGGAGGGAGTGGCCCTGCCCACAACTGGAGCTCCGACTTTGGGCCTCCAGCTCTGTGAAGGAATAAGGTCCGCTGTTCCAGCCACCCAGGCTCCGTGCTGTGTCCGGCAGCCCCAGGACAGCAGCACGGCGACCCGCCTTCACCCCGTCACCCCGTCAGCTCCGTGTCCATTGTGCAGAAGGCACGAGGCCCTGGGCAGCCCCACCTGGGGGGCTCggcccacccccagcctcagtttcctcatctgtgaaatgtgtCCTCACGTAGGACTGGGTGTGGCCAGGCCCCGGGCGGCAGCGTCACTGCACCCGTGCCCCCAAGCACGTCAGGCCGGCTCTACAGTGTACAGCCGTGTCCCCGTCCTGCCGGCCACCTGGCACTCCGCTCCCTTGTCTACGTCGCCACATCTCCCAGATGAGGACACTGTGGCAGGGCACAGGCAGCCCCGCCGTCACACAGCCCCGCAGGGCCAGAGCCCAGAAGCCCTCCCCGGCCGCCCCAGCCCCTCTGGCCTCCGGGCTCGCACCCCCTGCCCCTCCTTCTCCACCCACCTGCCGGGCGCCTGAGCGCCAGCTGCCCCCAGCTCGTGGAGGGCCTTGCGGAGGAGGGTCAGTGCCTGTTCCTTGCTGCCGTCCCTGGAAGGAGCGTCCGCCACAGCTGGGGCCCCGCCAGCCGGGCCAGCGCGGGGGGCGGCTCCAGGCGTCTGGAAGAACCTCTCCCGGGCCTGCTGCGTCCTGGAGGACGATGGGGTCCAGGCCGGGGCGCTCGCTGGGACTGGAGACGCTGGCCCTGAGCTGAGCTTGGTCTGAGGGGCTGCCCCTCGGGGGGCTACCCGGCCTTGTGGTGTGGCCGGGCGAGAGTCCCGGGTACTCGGGGTCACGGCGGAACGAGGGCTGCCTGCCGGCGACGACCACCCCGTCGGAGAGCTGTTGGTCACGTGAGTGCTGGCCTTGCCACCCACGGGGCCCACCGAGAGCCTGGCCCCGGCTGGGCTCCCCGCGTGGACGTGGGAGCAGGCGGTGGCTGGAGGGTCAGCTGCAGCCAGCGGGTAACCTTTGGCAGCCGGGCTGCCCACCGCGGGCTCCCACGCGGGCGGCCTGGCCTTTGGCCCTGCGTCTCTCTGCCCGCTCGCCTCCTGGGCCTTCTTCGGGGAGCCAGGGGTCTTGGAGTCCATGGACAGGGCTCCAGGCCGCCTGGGGGCCAAGCCCGGCAACGTGGGGCCAGCAGAGGCGGTTCCAGGGTCGTGGCTGGAGCAGACGAAGACGCCGGGCTCTGCTGTGGCCTTGTAGGCCCCCGAGTGCAGCGTGTTGGAGCACTGCTTACACCTGGGGTGGGCGGGGAAACCGGAGGGGCTCCAGCCACAGGCATGTTCACTCCCGCCTCCCCAGGGCAGGCACATGCGGATCCCGGGTGCCCTCGTGCGGGTGGCGCTCACTCAACGAACACCTCTTGTCCCAGGCTCCCCCGGGGCCCTCGTCAGGGCTGCTCAGCCCATcagcgcgcgcacgcacacacgggCCCACCTGAAGCAGCTCCGGTGGTACAGCCTCCCATCTGCCAGGTGCCGCTGCACAAGGTGCACGTGCTGCCCGCAGACGCCACAGGTGCTGCTGACGGAGCCGACCGCGGCCTGGCCCTGCCGGGGGGAGCCATTGACAGGCCTGCCGCACCTTCCCTCCTCACAGCCACCCCGTCAGATTCCACCGTACGGACCGGAGAGCGTTGGTCCCAGAGGAGGCCCGTGCCCAGGCCGCCGGACTCTGCGTGCAGGGTCTCCAGCCTGGCCcaagggcagggggctgggggctgactTTGGGGGTCTCCGGGGGCCAGGAGACAGATCCTGGCCCCTCCTATTCCCACCCCAAGGTGCAGAAATCCTACCCAATCCCCAGCGCCCCGCCCCAAGTCATCACCCTGTCCCATCTCCACCTCTGAAAAGTGGGGCAACCGTACCTCATTTTGCAGGGCTGGCCTGGGAGTGAAAGACATGCCCACATGCTCTCCTGGCCctacggggtggggggtggcctaGGCAAGACACCCGCTCGGGGCCCTACTTGGCCTTCGGGGCCTCCCTGGCCTCGGTTTACCTGTCTGTACAACGGGGATCATATCCTGACCACCACTTGGGGAGCCAGTCCAGGGGGCAGCTGAGGCTGTGTCTGGGACCCGAggggaccccaccccaccctgggcaCTGTGGGTTAGGGACACACTCAGGCCCAAGAGCCCCACTCAGTAGAAGCTGGT
This genomic stretch from Globicephala melas chromosome 15, mGloMel1.2, whole genome shotgun sequence harbors:
- the MICALL2 gene encoding MICAL-like protein 2 isoform X2, with the translated sequence MAAITALQQWCRQQCEGYRDVSITNMTTSFRDGLAFCAILHRHRPDLINFDALRKENIYENNKLAFRVAEEQLGIPALLDAEDMVALKVPDRLSILTYVSQYYNYFHGRSPIGGMAGVKRPLSDASEEPSGKKAPSQPARPSPTPARGQPLSPVSTNPTVQRKAGQAAVGSVSSTCGVCGQHVHLVQRHLADGRLYHRSCFRCKQCSNTLHSGAYKATAEPGVFVCSSHDPGTASAGPTLPGLAPRRPGALSMDSKTPGSPKKAQEASGQRDAGPKARPPAWEPAVGSPAAKGYPLAAADPPATACSHVHAGSPAGARLSVGPVGGKASTHVTNSSPTGWSSPAGSPRSAVTPSTRDSRPATPQGRVAPRGAAPQTKLSSGPASPVPASAPAWTPSSSRTQQARERFFQTPGAAPRAGPAGGAPAVADAPSRDGSKEQALTLLRKALHELGAAGAQAPGRPSLATGPAPNSHPRSEGPGASPAATRPQSASPQALSPAARSAPPAPRSAGSISRVSAPPQAGRKACAPSGAVGAGAGSRLKPEAPRAEGPSASPQEGQEDGPAGWRARLKPVEKKSPAERALELKEPQVLGEPRAGHAPQKVSGSSEGGVHITLTPVRVDRTPGPAGASLLAASPSPFQSPSHRRKLAVPASLDVSGSWLQPEPSGKEAPAWSRKKEEKAPPQGEPGRPSGPAGIPVPPGKSVPSPVREEIQRQVQDIERQLDALELRGVELEKRLRAAEEDASEDALMVDWFRLIHEKQLLLRLESELMYKARDQRLEEQQLDIEGELRRLMAKPEALKSPQDRQREQDLLNQYVNTVNDRSDIIDLLDEDRLREQQEDEMLQNMIRKMDLQRSGGEQRKKPRFRLSSIWAPKSRSRTPE
- the MICALL2 gene encoding MICAL-like protein 2 isoform X3; this translates as MALSTGICEFTCALQWSPPLPHTTGDTNRNFDALRKENIYENNKLAFRVAEEQLGIPALLDAEDMVALKVPDRLSILTYVSQYYNYFHGRSPIGGMAGVKRPLSDASEEPSGKKAPSQPARPSPTPARGQPLSPVSTNPTVQRKAGQAAVGSVSSTCGVCGQHVHLVQRHLADGRLYHRSCFRCKQCSNTLHSGAYKATAEPGVFVCSSHDPGTASAGPTLPGLAPRRPGALSMDSKTPGSPKKAQEASGQRDAGPKARPPAWEPAVGSPAAKGYPLAAADPPATACSHVHAGSPAGARLSVGPVGGKASTHVTNSSPTGWSSPAGSPRSAVTPSTRDSRPATPQGRVAPRGAAPQTKLSSGPASPVPASAPAWTPSSSRTQQARERFFQTPGAAPRAGPAGGAPAVADAPSRDGSKEQALTLLRKALHELGAAGAQAPGRPSLATGPAPNSHPRSEGPGASPAATRPQSASPQALSPAARSAPPAPRSAGSISRVSAPPQAGRKACAPSGAVGAGAGSRLKPEAPRAEGPSASPQEGQEDGPAGWRARLKPVEKKSPAERALELKEPQVLGEPRAGHAPQKVSGSSEGGVHITLTPVRVDRTPGPAGASLLAASPSPFQSPSHRRKLAVPASLDVSGSWLQPEPSGKEAPAWSRKKEEKAPPQGEPGRPSGPAGIPVPPGKSVPSPVRLHPDYVPQEEIQRQVQDIERQLDALELRGVELEKRLRAAEEDASEDALMVDWFRLIHEKQLLLRLESELMYKARDQRLEEQQLDIEGELRRLMAKPEALKSPQDRQREQDLLNQYVNTVNDRSDIIDLLDEDRLREQQEDEMLQNMIRKMDLQRSGGEQRKKPRFRLSSIWAPKSRSRTPE
- the MICALL2 gene encoding MICAL-like protein 2 isoform X1 translates to MAAITALQQWCRQQCEGYRDVSITNMTTSFRDGLAFCAILHRHRPDLINFDALRKENIYENNKLAFRVAEEQLGIPALLDAEDMVALKVPDRLSILTYVSQYYNYFHGRSPIGGMAGVKRPLSDASEEPSGKKAPSQPARPSPTPARGQPLSPVSTNPTVQRKAGQAAVGSVSSTCGVCGQHVHLVQRHLADGRLYHRSCFRCKQCSNTLHSGAYKATAEPGVFVCSSHDPGTASAGPTLPGLAPRRPGALSMDSKTPGSPKKAQEASGQRDAGPKARPPAWEPAVGSPAAKGYPLAAADPPATACSHVHAGSPAGARLSVGPVGGKASTHVTNSSPTGWSSPAGSPRSAVTPSTRDSRPATPQGRVAPRGAAPQTKLSSGPASPVPASAPAWTPSSSRTQQARERFFQTPGAAPRAGPAGGAPAVADAPSRDGSKEQALTLLRKALHELGAAGAQAPGRPSLATGPAPNSHPRSEGPGASPAATRPQSASPQALSPAARSAPPAPRSAGSISRVSAPPQAGRKACAPSGAVGAGAGSRLKPEAPRAEGPSASPQEGQEDGPAGWRARLKPVEKKSPAERALELKEPQVLGEPRAGHAPQKVSGSSEGGVHITLTPVRVDRTPGPAGASLLAASPSPFQSPSHRRKLAVPASLDVSGSWLQPEPSGKEAPAWSRKKEEKAPPQGEPGRPSGPAGIPVPPGKSVPSPVRLHPDYVPQEEIQRQVQDIERQLDALELRGVELEKRLRAAEEDASEDALMVDWFRLIHEKQLLLRLESELMYKARDQRLEEQQLDIEGELRRLMAKPEALKSPQDRQREQDLLNQYVNTVNDRSDIIDLLDEDRLREQQEDEMLQNMIRKMDLQRSGGEQRKKPRFRLSSIWAPKSRSRTPE